Proteins from a single region of Aquirhabdus parva:
- a CDS encoding PilZ domain-containing protein: MLPTRAGGIINYPIRDLQTLYSSYMPFVQGGALFVPSNRTFPLGEEVFVVVTLPESTERTPLTGKVVWVTHRTQGTRPAGFALQLAGEEGQKLKILIEKALAGLLNSDRPTYTL, from the coding sequence ATGCTGCCCACACGTGCAGGGGGAATCATCAATTATCCCATTCGGGATTTGCAAACGCTATATAGTAGCTACATGCCGTTTGTGCAGGGTGGGGCTTTATTTGTTCCCAGTAATCGAACCTTTCCTCTGGGCGAGGAGGTTTTTGTAGTCGTTACACTACCAGAATCGACAGAGCGCACACCTCTGACTGGTAAAGTAGTCTGGGTCACACATCGCACACAAGGAACACGTCCTGCGGGTTTTGCCTTGCAATTAGCGGGTGAAGAAGGCCAGAAACTCAAAATTTTGATTGAAAAGGCGCTCGCTGGCCTGCTGAACTCTGATCGTCCAACATATACTTTGTAG
- a CDS encoding 6-pyruvoyl trahydropterin synthase family protein, whose protein sequence is MLIRKLFKFENAHIVRNCTSDRCRRSIHGHSYQVELILEAHRLDHGQMVYDFGLLKGQIRDIIDSFDHAICFWNQDDEGYIASCKQYSARWISLPVSPSAEQFSRFFFFLADTILRQTITHNGEGDVTVHSVIVHETATGYAQCFRADVENEQMGLLKLQDFEFSEQVQIEWADPQMFEKMKQGLTFENPLVEHSVRVDG, encoded by the coding sequence ATGTTGATTCGCAAGTTATTTAAATTTGAAAACGCTCATATCGTGCGTAATTGCACCAGTGATCGTTGCCGCCGGTCAATCCACGGGCATAGTTATCAGGTGGAATTGATCCTAGAGGCACATCGATTGGATCATGGACAAATGGTCTATGACTTTGGATTATTAAAAGGCCAGATTCGCGACATCATTGATAGCTTCGATCACGCCATTTGTTTTTGGAATCAGGATGATGAGGGATATATCGCATCATGTAAGCAATATAGTGCACGTTGGATATCGCTACCGGTTTCTCCTTCGGCTGAGCAATTCTCAAGATTCTTCTTCTTTTTAGCCGATACCATTTTGCGTCAGACTATTACGCATAATGGTGAAGGCGATGTGACGGTCCATTCAGTGATTGTTCACGAAACTGCTACTGGCTATGCCCAATGTTTTCGCGCAGACGTGGAAAATGAACAAATGGGTTTGCTCAAGCTACAGGATTTTGAATTCTCTGAACAAGTGCAAATTGAGTGGGCAGACCCGCAAATGTTTGAAAAAATGAAGCAAGGTCTTACATTTGAAAACCCATTGGTTGAGCATAGTGTAAGAGTAGATGGTTAA
- the gspI gene encoding type II secretion system minor pseudopilin GspI yields MSSVSIVKAEPLQAGFTLLEVMVALAIFAVAAVALTQAGMGYVNTVKRLETRTLAHFVAMNKAANININQTWLEGSGEDNIEEQGQHWLVRTEASTLPFSQDVRRVLITVAPVESGADKSGNAVTSLVIFIQRPAGQ; encoded by the coding sequence ATGTCTTCTGTTTCGATTGTTAAAGCAGAACCGCTGCAAGCAGGTTTTACATTGCTTGAAGTCATGGTCGCTTTAGCCATCTTTGCCGTTGCAGCCGTCGCATTAACGCAGGCGGGTATGGGCTATGTGAATACCGTCAAAAGACTGGAGACTCGAACACTGGCACATTTCGTGGCTATGAATAAAGCAGCCAACATTAATATTAATCAAACATGGCTTGAAGGGAGCGGTGAGGATAACATTGAGGAGCAAGGGCAGCATTGGCTTGTAAGAACCGAAGCATCGACCTTACCATTTTCACAAGATGTACGCCGTGTTCTCATCACCGTTGCACCCGTGGAATCAGGCGCAGACAAATCGGGTAATGCTGTGACGTCTTTGGTTATTTTCATTCAACGTCCAGCAGGGCAGTAG
- a CDS encoding VTT domain-containing protein, with translation MTTLFALLTEYGALGVFLVVLLVQLGLPIPVLPLLLLMGSLAMADPQLGLAALLLAIVASLLGDFVWYSAGRRYGHRILHLLCRISLSPDSCVRQSETNFNRWGVATLVISKFIPGLATLAPPLAGALGLRRSSFFIFSTAGAALWAGTWLVVGAIFYKQINIVLVTMTQFGKIAIFVIFLLLITYVIFRWWQRYRIKRFALQTRITPKELAELLNQEQLPLIFDARSSLVKSLDLARITGARALDPKALAETITDIPFDQVMVIYCSCPNDASAVQVARELKRRGYTQVKSLYGGIDAWRAEGFSVEYYESHEHQMGHLLNQDTL, from the coding sequence ATGACCACATTGTTTGCACTTTTAACCGAATACGGTGCGCTGGGTGTTTTCCTTGTGGTACTCCTTGTGCAGCTTGGATTACCCATCCCTGTATTGCCGTTATTGCTATTAATGGGTTCATTAGCGATGGCTGATCCACAATTAGGTTTAGCCGCTTTGTTACTTGCCATTGTTGCCTCTTTACTGGGTGATTTTGTCTGGTACTCCGCAGGGCGTCGCTACGGACATCGAATATTGCATCTGCTGTGTCGTATTTCGCTTTCCCCTGATTCTTGTGTACGTCAGTCAGAAACCAATTTTAATCGTTGGGGCGTTGCGACACTGGTGATTTCCAAATTTATACCTGGCTTAGCCACCCTTGCACCTCCTTTGGCGGGAGCACTTGGTTTACGTCGGTCTAGCTTTTTCATCTTCAGTACAGCAGGAGCCGCACTTTGGGCAGGGACATGGCTGGTCGTCGGTGCAATTTTTTATAAGCAAATTAATATCGTCTTGGTCACTATGACTCAGTTTGGCAAAATCGCCATATTCGTTATATTTCTCTTATTAATCACTTATGTCATTTTTCGTTGGTGGCAACGCTATCGAATTAAGCGCTTTGCCCTGCAAACGCGTATTACACCTAAAGAACTTGCTGAACTTCTTAACCAGGAGCAATTGCCGCTCATCTTTGATGCCCGTTCGTCTTTGGTGAAAAGCCTAGACTTAGCGCGTATTACAGGAGCTCGGGCTTTAGACCCTAAAGCATTGGCTGAAACTATTACAGATATTCCTTTTGATCAGGTGATGGTTATTTATTGTTCTTGCCCTAATGATGCTAGTGCCGTTCAAGTTGCTCGGGAACTCAAACGCCGCGGCTATACTCAAGTCAAATCCCTGTATGGCGGGATTGACGCTTGGCGCGCCGAAGGATTTTCCGTTGAATACTATGAAAGTCACGAGCATCAAATGGGACATCTCTTAAATCAGGATACGTTGTAG
- the hrpA gene encoding ATP-dependent RNA helicase HrpA, translated as MARDRHRLLMLLRGKHQDAVRHAELLKKSNTEVLARYSRLPKITLNPDLPVSQSGDELVEAIQKNQVIIVAGETGSGKTTQLPKLALLAGRGLTGLIGHTQPRRLAARSVSQRIAEELGEPLGKSVGFKVRFNETGDNDAFIRLMTDGILLAELAHDRFLTKYDTLIIDEAHERSLNIDFILGYVRKILPKRPDLKVIITSATLDVNRFSRYFNDAPIFSVEGRSFPVELRYRPISELAVGGSDDDAFDDFEENLPRAVVAAVEECYQDATTKGNPQQADILIFASTESEIRELQEALTRYGPKHTEILPLFARLALNEQQRIFNPSGKGRRIIIATNVAETALTVPNIRYVIDSGFARISRYSYRSRVQRLPIEAISQAAANQRKGRCGRIAAGVCIRLYSEADFLGRPEFTEPEIRRTNLASVILQMANLGLGTFDEFEFIEPPDYRLVNDGTKLLVELGALNEGETTLTTIGQQMAKMPIDPRLSRMILAGSHFGVLHDTLIVVSALSVQDPRERPADKQTQADQKHALFKEKDSDFLFYTKLWKVLAEQKGELTENQRRNFAKQHYLSWLRIREWKQTHKQLLELAEQLKLSFNETVTTNKLIDQKIKAKVIEAPDEDGYVRPANYENLHRALLTGLLSFVAQKTDQKNEYMAVRQQKTRIFPASTLNRANAAWVMSFEIVETSQVFMRTLAKIEPEWIISAARGLLKYHYFEPHWAKKPGLVNAYAQISLFGLIIQARQLINYEKINQTESHEIFLRDGLVTGELGITPPFLKHNLKMLEDVQRVEDKLRRRDLLVDEEALFEFYQAKVPETIASRRAFEDWRGEVEKTNPKFLCLTEADILAGSVPDTNDFPEKWQVGKLTLPTRYIFDPAGDDDGAIVTIPVQALPQLNANALSWGIQGWRLELVEALLKSLPKEQRRKLVPIPDTADEIYDRLDMDSGQSITAEIVRVLNMQDIKQSSFEVSNIPLYLRPLIEVINERKHVVAKGRDLPELQAKCKLLTISPLHQNSDQTEKNGLITTFPERFHFESNRTISGLQVSQFQALVVDEKTDQIKIQIFTDEKAAREAHRRGVLHLLSLQVVEQAKQLKKQLPKALILTFAPLGNQTQLENMLIRATLDVTFAELPLTSEEFSVMITKNKAKFLSVGQQVLKELTEIFVEWQAIRRKMMTLDQTIFGINMDDIEDQLDALHLNDFVYRIDNEHWRQYPRYLKALAMRIERLSNSLSKDTDAVKTLRPLMARIQGRDSETKLSEYRWLLEELRISLFAQPMKTRTPVSPTRLDKLWQAVETS; from the coding sequence ATGGCCCGTGATCGTCATCGTTTATTGATGCTATTACGAGGGAAACATCAAGATGCAGTGCGTCATGCTGAGTTACTAAAAAAGTCAAATACCGAAGTCTTAGCACGCTATAGCCGCTTACCTAAAATCACCTTAAATCCAGATTTACCCGTGAGTCAATCCGGTGATGAGCTGGTTGAAGCCATACAAAAAAATCAGGTGATTATTGTTGCAGGTGAGACTGGATCTGGAAAAACAACACAGCTCCCTAAACTTGCATTGTTAGCTGGCAGGGGACTAACGGGTCTCATTGGGCATACTCAGCCCAGACGTTTAGCGGCACGAAGTGTCTCGCAGCGCATTGCCGAAGAGCTTGGTGAGCCTTTGGGTAAATCTGTCGGATTTAAAGTTCGCTTTAATGAAACCGGTGATAACGATGCCTTTATTCGTCTGATGACCGATGGAATTCTACTGGCAGAGCTGGCGCATGATCGTTTTCTGACCAAATACGATACGCTGATTATCGATGAAGCGCATGAGCGTAGCTTAAATATCGATTTCATCTTAGGCTACGTGCGCAAGATTCTGCCTAAACGTCCAGACCTTAAAGTGATTATTACCTCTGCAACATTGGATGTGAATCGCTTTAGTCGTTATTTTAATGATGCGCCGATCTTTTCAGTAGAAGGACGAAGTTTCCCTGTTGAGCTTCGTTATCGCCCAATTTCAGAGCTTGCGGTGGGCGGCAGTGATGATGACGCATTCGATGATTTTGAAGAAAATCTTCCTCGAGCCGTTGTTGCAGCCGTAGAAGAATGCTATCAAGATGCCACCACCAAAGGTAATCCTCAGCAAGCCGATATTCTTATTTTCGCCAGTACGGAATCTGAAATCCGTGAGTTGCAAGAGGCACTCACGCGTTATGGGCCAAAGCATACCGAGATATTGCCTTTGTTCGCACGTTTAGCCTTAAATGAACAGCAAAGAATTTTTAATCCATCAGGCAAAGGTCGGCGCATTATCATAGCCACAAACGTCGCCGAAACGGCATTGACGGTTCCTAATATTCGCTATGTCATTGACTCAGGTTTTGCACGAATTTCGCGTTATTCCTATCGCTCTCGTGTGCAGCGCTTACCTATTGAAGCGATTAGCCAAGCGGCGGCAAATCAGCGTAAAGGTCGCTGTGGGCGTATTGCGGCAGGGGTTTGCATCAGATTGTATAGTGAGGCTGATTTTCTAGGACGTCCTGAGTTTACAGAACCTGAGATTAGACGGACTAATTTAGCTTCCGTTATTCTACAAATGGCAAACTTAGGTCTGGGAACGTTTGATGAGTTTGAGTTTATCGAGCCCCCAGATTACCGCTTGGTCAACGATGGAACAAAGTTACTGGTAGAACTTGGTGCGCTGAATGAAGGTGAGACGACACTCACCACTATTGGCCAGCAGATGGCCAAGATGCCAATTGATCCGCGTTTATCTCGTATGATTCTGGCAGGTTCACATTTTGGGGTCTTGCATGACACACTGATCGTGGTGAGTGCATTATCGGTGCAAGACCCGCGTGAAAGACCCGCAGACAAACAAACTCAAGCGGATCAAAAGCATGCGCTATTTAAAGAGAAAGACTCGGATTTTTTGTTCTATACCAAACTATGGAAAGTGCTGGCTGAGCAAAAAGGGGAGTTGACTGAGAATCAACGCCGTAACTTTGCAAAGCAGCATTATTTAAGTTGGCTGCGTATTCGAGAGTGGAAGCAAACACACAAGCAGCTTCTTGAACTAGCAGAGCAGCTCAAGCTTTCATTCAATGAAACGGTAACTACTAATAAGCTGATTGATCAAAAGATCAAAGCTAAGGTGATTGAAGCTCCAGATGAAGATGGATATGTTCGTCCAGCGAACTATGAAAACCTTCACCGCGCTTTGCTCACGGGTTTGCTGTCTTTTGTTGCTCAAAAGACGGACCAAAAAAATGAATATATGGCAGTACGCCAGCAAAAGACACGTATTTTTCCTGCCAGCACTTTAAATCGTGCCAATGCAGCATGGGTCATGTCTTTCGAAATTGTAGAAACTAGCCAAGTATTTATGCGCACACTGGCCAAAATTGAGCCAGAATGGATTATTTCAGCAGCGCGTGGGTTGCTTAAGTATCATTATTTCGAACCGCACTGGGCGAAAAAACCAGGGCTCGTCAATGCTTATGCCCAAATTTCACTATTTGGTTTGATCATTCAAGCCAGACAACTGATTAATTACGAAAAAATTAATCAAACAGAATCGCATGAGATATTTCTGCGTGATGGTCTAGTTACTGGGGAGCTGGGAATAACGCCGCCATTCTTAAAGCACAATTTAAAAATGCTTGAAGATGTACAGCGCGTTGAAGATAAATTACGGCGTCGTGATTTGTTGGTTGACGAAGAAGCGCTGTTTGAGTTTTATCAAGCAAAAGTGCCTGAAACGATCGCTAGTCGTCGCGCTTTTGAAGATTGGCGTGGTGAGGTTGAAAAAACCAATCCTAAATTCTTATGTTTAACAGAAGCCGATATTTTAGCTGGCTCTGTACCTGACACCAATGATTTCCCTGAAAAATGGCAGGTCGGTAAGCTCACTCTCCCTACACGTTACATTTTTGATCCAGCTGGAGACGATGATGGCGCCATTGTCACGATTCCTGTTCAAGCTTTGCCACAGCTGAATGCGAACGCTTTGTCATGGGGAATCCAAGGCTGGCGTTTGGAGTTAGTTGAAGCATTGCTCAAGTCATTGCCGAAAGAACAGCGACGTAAACTTGTTCCTATTCCAGATACCGCAGATGAAATCTATGATCGACTTGATATGGATTCAGGTCAAAGCATTACCGCTGAAATAGTCCGCGTACTAAACATGCAGGATATTAAGCAAAGTAGTTTTGAGGTCTCAAACATCCCGCTGTACTTGCGCCCCTTGATTGAAGTCATTAATGAACGCAAACACGTTGTCGCAAAAGGCCGAGACTTACCTGAATTACAAGCTAAATGTAAATTACTAACCATATCACCGCTCCATCAGAATAGCGATCAGACCGAGAAAAATGGATTAATCACCACGTTCCCTGAGCGTTTCCATTTTGAAAGTAATCGGACAATATCTGGCCTACAAGTAAGTCAATTTCAAGCATTGGTTGTCGATGAAAAAACTGACCAAATTAAGATTCAGATATTCACTGATGAAAAAGCGGCAAGAGAAGCTCATAGACGCGGCGTACTCCACTTATTGTCGTTGCAAGTTGTAGAACAAGCCAAGCAGCTTAAAAAACAACTGCCCAAAGCCTTAATATTAACTTTTGCGCCTCTAGGCAATCAAACGCAACTTGAGAATATGCTGATTCGAGCCACGCTGGATGTGACATTTGCGGAATTGCCACTGACAAGTGAAGAATTTTCAGTAATGATCACTAAGAACAAAGCAAAATTCTTATCCGTTGGGCAACAGGTTCTTAAAGAATTGACAGAGATTTTTGTAGAGTGGCAAGCGATACGTCGCAAAATGATGACACTCGATCAGACAATTTTTGGCATTAATATGGACGATATAGAAGATCAATTGGATGCATTGCACTTGAATGATTTTGTGTATCGTATCGATAATGAACACTGGCGACAGTATCCTCGCTATTTAAAAGCACTTGCCATGCGTATAGAGCGCCTTTCAAACAGCTTAAGCAAAGATACTGATGCTGTTAAAACATTGCGCCCACTGATGGCAAGAATACAGGGTCGTGATAGTGAAACAAAATTGTCAGAATATCGCTGGTTATTGGAAGAGCTACGCATTTCATTATTTGCCCAGCCTATGAAAACGAGAACGCCCGTGTCACCAACGAGACTGGACAAACTCTGGCAAGCAGTT
- the gspJ gene encoding type II secretion system minor pseudopilin GspJ: MFPDYQTQNRRHRTHPAMYFEKGFTLIELIVAMAIFAVLTLAGWQVFENLIQMRERTAIKAEQINGIQATYEQLSRDFTQAIPRSATIASNKESALLIRDNELHLTRTGVIDPLQIGVSPLERVIYSVQQGQLIRQSFAQVDQTGNLIPIKTVMLDDVSDWAVSAIDDSADRASTTSWPVGTDGTIPTSSEPESQAFIKLPLAVQITLTSHGQQLKWLFPLVKNLPSSMQATQNTNGAGASAVAPTNPQNDTNANQAPTTNINQPEDNQNTAQTAPQNPVADNAVPTTGGGRD; encoded by the coding sequence ATGTTCCCTGATTATCAAACTCAAAATCGACGTCATCGTACCCATCCAGCAATGTATTTCGAAAAGGGTTTTACGCTCATTGAGCTCATTGTTGCCATGGCAATATTTGCGGTATTAACGTTAGCTGGTTGGCAAGTCTTTGAAAATCTAATTCAAATGCGTGAAAGGACTGCGATCAAAGCCGAACAGATTAATGGTATTCAAGCCACTTATGAGCAACTGTCACGCGACTTCACGCAAGCAATCCCGCGATCAGCAACGATAGCAAGCAATAAAGAGTCCGCATTGCTTATCCGGGACAATGAGCTCCACTTGACCCGAACAGGTGTCATAGACCCACTACAAATAGGCGTATCGCCATTAGAACGGGTAATCTATTCAGTCCAACAAGGACAACTGATTCGCCAATCCTTTGCACAAGTTGATCAAACGGGCAACCTGATTCCGATCAAAACAGTGATGTTAGATGATGTTTCCGACTGGGCCGTGAGCGCAATCGATGACAGTGCGGATAGAGCCTCGACAACAAGCTGGCCAGTTGGTACGGATGGAACGATTCCCACCTCCTCAGAACCCGAGTCGCAAGCATTCATCAAATTACCTTTGGCAGTGCAAATTACACTGACATCCCATGGTCAGCAACTGAAGTGGTTATTTCCTTTAGTTAAAAACCTACCATCCTCAATGCAAGCCACTCAAAATACAAATGGTGCAGGTGCAAGTGCCGTGGCTCCAACAAATCCACAGAATGATACTAATGCCAATCAAGCGCCGACTACAAATATTAATCAGCCAGAAGATAATCAAAACACTGCACAGACCGCCCCTCAAAATCCCGTAGCGGATAATGCCGTACCAACAACAGGCGGAGGGCGAGATTAA
- a CDS encoding TetR/AcrR family transcriptional regulator has protein sequence MDRHAQFRAREAQIFDMAEQLLLDSGEGGMTLDTLALHLDLAKGTLYKHFQSKDELYLHLIIRHEQALLDLLLESTAEFQELLITYMRHHLDQPQRTALLHQLEERLAAGGVGLGSLFSDLYRIRKQRLRRIVPLTGSYLESINSRLTTRDYLAAVWAVTQGGAAILNSSFYQRYLGERESLKLVLIEQMITLPFPQASH, from the coding sequence ATAGATCGTCACGCTCAGTTCAGAGCGCGTGAAGCGCAGATTTTTGATATGGCCGAGCAACTTTTACTGGACTCCGGTGAAGGTGGAATGACGCTCGATACGCTAGCGCTACATCTGGATCTGGCTAAAGGGACGTTGTATAAACACTTCCAGAGTAAAGACGAGCTGTACTTGCATCTTATTATTCGCCATGAACAGGCTCTCCTTGATTTATTGCTAGAATCGACAGCAGAATTTCAAGAGTTGCTCATCACCTATATGCGCCATCACTTGGATCAACCACAACGTACAGCACTTTTGCATCAGCTTGAGGAGCGTCTCGCGGCAGGTGGTGTGGGCTTGGGCAGCCTATTCTCCGATTTATATCGAATCAGAAAGCAACGTTTACGCCGCATCGTACCCTTAACAGGTTCTTATTTAGAGAGTATCAATAGTCGCTTAACGACACGTGATTACTTGGCAGCAGTCTGGGCCGTCACGCAAGGCGGGGCCGCAATTTTAAACTCTAGTTTTTACCAACGCTATTTAGGTGAACGTGAAAGCTTGAAGTTAGTATTAATTGAGCAAATGATTACTCTTCCATTTCCGCAAGCATCTCACTAA
- a CDS encoding pilus assembly FimT family protein codes for MPNFDKHQGYTSKESGFTLIEVMLVILIAGILTTMVSLSLGGSETRKLLQEREELIDSIAIIRLEAQDQGRMLGLVPFYQTATDPPRYAVVQFDPNESNKDKRWKLAEDFKIHDLPPGSELNITLSQDNAPRNQNTALEKFKVDSALNPQLIWFGNGEATAARLQILQDAKPVGDAIEVTALGRVNNDSSGSNSSIHGDQ; via the coding sequence ATGCCTAATTTTGATAAACATCAGGGGTACACATCAAAAGAGTCAGGTTTTACTCTGATTGAAGTGATGCTGGTTATCTTGATCGCAGGGATACTGACCACGATGGTGAGTTTATCACTTGGTGGGTCCGAAACCCGTAAACTACTGCAAGAGCGTGAAGAGTTGATTGATTCTATCGCGATCATTCGTTTAGAAGCACAAGATCAAGGACGGATGCTCGGTTTAGTGCCATTTTACCAGACCGCGACAGATCCACCACGTTATGCCGTTGTTCAATTCGATCCCAATGAATCCAATAAAGATAAACGGTGGAAACTTGCTGAAGATTTCAAGATTCATGATTTACCTCCTGGATCAGAGCTAAACATCACGTTATCACAGGACAATGCGCCGCGTAATCAGAATACAGCGCTTGAAAAATTTAAGGTTGACTCAGCTTTGAACCCTCAGCTTATTTGGTTCGGTAATGGTGAAGCAACTGCCGCTCGCTTACAAATTCTTCAAGATGCCAAACCTGTGGGCGATGCTATTGAAGTAACAGCATTAGGCAGGGTCAATAACGACTCATCGGGATCCAATAGTTCAATACATGGTGATCAATAA
- the gspK gene encoding type II secretion system minor pseudopilin GspK has translation MKHSTRLHLKGNQQGVALLTILLMVVTATILAVGLLTRQDRMLRETSVLLRQDQSLQYALAGESVVGAGLMQSAKLNTGADSLKDEWAKPRPPIPIEDAVINVRIIDQSGKFNLNNLYLAADTDKAANLAYFKRLLKEVGIDPEAASAVLDWEDANDEPTGSLGAESSFYLGQNPPYLAANRLFGQPEELRKVRGFEGAKYNLIAPYITALPSASKINVNTAPAVVLAALDDSLTVNDMTAFVTQRAGATTPIIKSAAAFLNDSSFSKIPLTPPEQRNNIQKLIDVKSNYFQAWINVNSNGRERFLTSDLVRTSQSVTAWQRSFAPIPYFSVKPGGS, from the coding sequence ATGAAACACTCAACTCGCCTTCACTTAAAGGGTAACCAACAAGGGGTTGCATTGCTCACCATTCTACTGATGGTGGTCACTGCAACGATCTTGGCCGTCGGTTTATTGACACGCCAAGATCGTATGCTCCGTGAAACCAGCGTACTTTTACGCCAAGACCAGTCTCTACAATACGCACTTGCTGGGGAAAGTGTAGTAGGGGCAGGTTTAATGCAGAGTGCGAAACTTAATACGGGAGCAGATAGTCTAAAGGATGAATGGGCAAAACCCAGGCCGCCGATTCCGATTGAAGATGCCGTAATTAACGTACGGATCATTGATCAATCCGGCAAGTTTAATCTCAATAATTTATATTTAGCCGCGGATACAGATAAAGCTGCGAACTTGGCATATTTTAAGCGTCTCTTAAAAGAGGTTGGGATTGATCCTGAGGCTGCAAGCGCTGTGCTTGATTGGGAAGACGCCAATGATGAACCCACGGGATCATTGGGTGCAGAAAGTAGTTTTTACCTTGGACAAAATCCGCCTTACCTTGCAGCGAATAGGTTATTTGGACAACCTGAGGAATTACGGAAGGTGCGCGGCTTTGAGGGTGCAAAATATAATTTGATTGCTCCTTATATAACGGCTTTGCCAAGTGCTTCAAAAATTAATGTCAATACCGCACCTGCCGTAGTCTTGGCAGCATTGGATGATAGTTTGACTGTCAATGATATGACTGCATTTGTGACCCAGCGTGCGGGTGCAACAACACCGATCATAAAGAGTGCAGCTGCTTTTCTAAATGATTCGTCTTTTTCAAAAATCCCATTAACACCGCCGGAACAACGTAACAACATACAGAAACTTATTGATGTAAAAAGCAATTATTTCCAAGCTTGGATCAATGTCAACTCAAATGGACGAGAGCGCTTTCTCACCAGTGATTTAGTACGAACATCTCAAAGTGTCACGGCATGGCAACGTAGCTTTGCACCAATCCCTTATTTTTCTGTAAAACCAGGTGGATCATAG